Proteins from one Rosa chinensis cultivar Old Blush chromosome 7, RchiOBHm-V2, whole genome shotgun sequence genomic window:
- the LOC112178539 gene encoding uncharacterized protein LOC112178539 isoform X2, with product MDSGNSGSMSSSGGDDQDLDIVSQPESVSGFLNSSHPTMQFGGSSDNNPNLFSQYQNHHQPSTLFDLSSNYLQALSQSQSPNSSNPNFLLNQRSDHEPNSTTNTGSDHQQANYTNSIANLPGSSSSAHQAPPISGTPRGSYSSAKPNNLVRNSKKRTRASRRAPTTVLTTDTSNFRAMVQEFTGIPAPPFSAGSSSYSRRLDSIFGSGSVYPLRPSAQKLPHHHNMMVNMQNPALSAFQSSLPHHHDQQQQPPPFLSSSINFGAKPNRDSTTLPLHPLEDQLGMTMSHGYLNNTNLGASDGSTMLPLRSDDNHTVRWRDYGLGLGAVSDGRGVLDQNQHLRPNLDHGIVNSSRSNTRGEASVDSWICPSD from the exons ATGGATTCTGGTAATAGTGGAAGCATGTCTTCAAGTGGTGGTGATGATCAAGACCTTGATATTGTTTCACAGCCTGAATCCGTTTCCGGGTTTCTGAATTCGTCTCATCCCACTATGCAATTTGGTGGCTCCTCCGACAACAACCCGAATCTGTTTTCCCAATACCAGAACCACCACCAACCCagtacactttttgatctttcaTCCAATTATCTCCAGGCATTGTCTCAATCTCAGTCACCAAACTCTTCAAATCCCAATTTCCTGCTCAATCAAAGATCCGATCATGAACCAAACTCCACCACCAATACTGGATCCGATCATCAACAAGCCAACTACACCAACTCGATTGCAAACCTACCAGGTTCATCATCATCAGCTCATCAAGCTCCACCGATATCGGGTACACCACGGGGTAGCTATTCGTCTGCCAAGCCCAATAATTTGGTTCGAAACTCGAAGAAGAGGACGAGAGCTTCTAGGAGGGCGCCGACGACCGTTCTGACCACCGACACCTCGAATTTCAGAGCAATGGTGCAGGAATTCACTGGGATCCCAGCACCGCCGTTCTCTGCAGGCTCGTCATCCTACTCTCGAAGGCTCGATAGTATATTTGGCTCCGGATCTGTCTACCCTTTACGTCCTTCGGCTCAAAAG CTGCCTCATCATCATAATATGATGGTAAACATGCAAAACCCAGCTCTCAGTGCATTCCAGTCATCCCTTCCCCATCATCATGACCAGCAGCAGCAGCCACCTCCATTCCTCTCTTCCTCAATTAACTTTGGGGCAAAGCCTAATAGGGACAGTACTACTTTGCCCTTACATCCTCTTGAAGATCAATTGGGTATGACTATGAGCCATGGATATTTAAATAACACAAACCTTGGTGCTTCAGATGGTTCAACAATGCTGCCATTGAGGAGTGATGATAATCATACTGTTAGATGGAGAGATTATGGACTTGGATTGGGCGCAGTCAGCGATGGGAGAGGGGTACTAGATCAAAACCAGCATTTGAGGCCGAATTTGGATCATGGAATAGTTAATTCATCGAGATCAAACACTAGAGGTGAAGCTTCGGTTGATTCATGGATTTGCCCTTCAGACTAG
- the LOC112178539 gene encoding myb-like protein A isoform X1: MDSGNSGSMSSSGGDDQDLDIVSQPESVSGFLNSSHPTMQFGGSSDNNPNLFSQYQNHHQPSTLFDLSSNYLQALSQSQSPNSSNPNFLLNQRSDHEPNSTTNTGSDHQQANYTNSIANLPGSSSSAHQAPPISGTPRGSYSSAKPNNLVRNSKKRTRASRRAPTTVLTTDTSNFRAMVQEFTGIPAPPFSAGSSSYSRRLDSIFGSGSVYPLRPSAQKVHQTPFLSSSSSSSLLMSNSVSMVDASNIATSSTSHDMNNFNFTHQGLLGKQLPHHHNMMVNMQNPALSAFQSSLPHHHDQQQQPPPFLSSSINFGAKPNRDSTTLPLHPLEDQLGMTMSHGYLNNTNLGASDGSTMLPLRSDDNHTVRWRDYGLGLGAVSDGRGVLDQNQHLRPNLDHGIVNSSRSNTRGEASVDSWICPSD, translated from the coding sequence ATGGATTCTGGTAATAGTGGAAGCATGTCTTCAAGTGGTGGTGATGATCAAGACCTTGATATTGTTTCACAGCCTGAATCCGTTTCCGGGTTTCTGAATTCGTCTCATCCCACTATGCAATTTGGTGGCTCCTCCGACAACAACCCGAATCTGTTTTCCCAATACCAGAACCACCACCAACCCagtacactttttgatctttcaTCCAATTATCTCCAGGCATTGTCTCAATCTCAGTCACCAAACTCTTCAAATCCCAATTTCCTGCTCAATCAAAGATCCGATCATGAACCAAACTCCACCACCAATACTGGATCCGATCATCAACAAGCCAACTACACCAACTCGATTGCAAACCTACCAGGTTCATCATCATCAGCTCATCAAGCTCCACCGATATCGGGTACACCACGGGGTAGCTATTCGTCTGCCAAGCCCAATAATTTGGTTCGAAACTCGAAGAAGAGGACGAGAGCTTCTAGGAGGGCGCCGACGACCGTTCTGACCACCGACACCTCGAATTTCAGAGCAATGGTGCAGGAATTCACTGGGATCCCAGCACCGCCGTTCTCTGCAGGCTCGTCATCCTACTCTCGAAGGCTCGATAGTATATTTGGCTCCGGATCTGTCTACCCTTTACGTCCTTCGGCTCAAAAGGTCCACCAAACCCCatttctatcttcttcttcttcttcttcattgttgATGAGCAATAGTGTTAGTATGGTTGATGCTTCTAATATTGCCACTAGTAGTACTAGTCATGATATGAACAACTTCAATTTCACTCATCAAGGCCTACTTGGGAAACAGCTGCCTCATCATCATAATATGATGGTAAACATGCAAAACCCAGCTCTCAGTGCATTCCAGTCATCCCTTCCCCATCATCATGACCAGCAGCAGCAGCCACCTCCATTCCTCTCTTCCTCAATTAACTTTGGGGCAAAGCCTAATAGGGACAGTACTACTTTGCCCTTACATCCTCTTGAAGATCAATTGGGTATGACTATGAGCCATGGATATTTAAATAACACAAACCTTGGTGCTTCAGATGGTTCAACAATGCTGCCATTGAGGAGTGATGATAATCATACTGTTAGATGGAGAGATTATGGACTTGGATTGGGCGCAGTCAGCGATGGGAGAGGGGTACTAGATCAAAACCAGCATTTGAGGCCGAATTTGGATCATGGAATAGTTAATTCATCGAGATCAAACACTAGAGGTGAAGCTTCGGTTGATTCATGGATTTGCCCTTCAGACTAG
- the LOC112178416 gene encoding protein FAR1-RELATED SEQUENCE 5-like → MIVVRDKSGGFVVNIFDEAHTHPMTSPKRLHLLKSNCRLTKAQRSLWEQLYMVNIPTHQQFDILGVQAGGFQYIGCTQQDLYNLERDKRKETKGHDGEMLHDYFLLEQEKNSGFFFTIKADFENRITHCFWADAISRQSYKFYGDVIIFDTTYQTNRYSLIFAPLMGINNHGQTIVFGAAFLSDETTASFVWLLKEFLNAMPGGPPKMIITDQDPAMEKAISEILPDTFHRYCSWHILRKFSEKLDAIKFRDHYDEFRNCIYSSENAEEFDFKWKSVLAKSGLSGHKWLQSIYEIRFRWVSAYMNHIFSAGMASSQRAESAHSFFKDYISHKNSLVDFMVQFSRGLLHKRHEELISDHIDINEKPRFKCPIKMESKWLLFIHGSTITYFKISCGRATVTILRSQRRMKLIVYLRLCVRIMRMEEPESLYQYILKRWTKSARSEVVMDKIDMEITVRKSLLEKRGLLFQQYSHVIDSVVLSEEESQLFRETMDSLIEKIRPLLANNSSEGVEPCAKTSSTHQFDFREPNEVKTKGRAKRIKRGKEKTNGKRNSTDRHCHGCGKDGQTHDKRNCPMLINQSADVDTNENLSEDDIDTDSYSSQDD, encoded by the exons ATGATAGTTGTGAGAGACAAGTCTGGTGGATTTGTAGTCAATATATTTGATGAAGCTCACACTCATCCTATGACAAGTCCAAAAAGACTCCACTTGCTGAAGTCCAATTGTCGACTTACTAAAGCTCAGAGATCATTATGGGAACAACTATACATGGTAAACATACCCACACACCAGCAATTTGACATTCTTGGAGTGCAAGCAGGAGGATTTCAGTACATTGGTTGTACACAACAAGATTTGTACAATCTTGAAAGGGATAAGCGTAAAGAGACAAAAGGGCATGATGGAGAAATGTTGCATGACTACTTTCTGCTAGAGCAAGAAAAAAATTCCGGGTTCTTTTTCACAATAAAGGCAGATTTTGAAAATAGGATTACTCATTGTTTTTGGGCTGATGCAATTTCAAGACAGTCGTATAAGTTTTATGGTGATGTGATTATCTTTGACACAACATACCAAACCAATCGGTATAGTTTGATTTTTGCACCATTGATGGGGATAAATAACCATGGTCAGACAATTGTGTTTGGAGCTGCATTCTTAAGTGACGAGACTACAGCTTCATTTGTGTGGTTGTTGAAAGAATTTTTGAATGCTATGCCAGGGGGTCCTCCTAAAATGATCATTACTGATCAAGATCCAGCCATGGAAAAAGCTATTTCTGAAATCCTCCCAGACACATTTCACAGATATTGTAGCTGGCATATCTTGAGAAAGTTTTCTGAGAAGCTTGATGCAATCAAATTCAGAGATCACTACGATGAATTCAGAAATTGCATTTATTCATCTGAGAATGCAGAGGAGTTTGACTTCAAATGGAAATCAGTTCTTGCAAAAAGTGGATTAAGTGGACATAAGTGGCTGCAATCAATTTATGAAATTCGGTTTAGATGGGTGTCGGCTTATATGAACCACATTTTCTCAGCTGGCATGGCAAGTAGTCAACGAGCAGAAAGTGCGCATTCCTTTTTTAAGGATTATATTTCTCATAAAAATTCTCTAGTGGACTTCATGGTTCAGTTTAGTCGGGGTCTTTTACACAAACGGCATGAGGAGTTGATTTCAGATCACATTGACATCAATGAAAAGCCAAGATTTAAGTGCCCCATTAAGATGGAAAGcaaatggctgctatttatacaCGGAAGTACTATTACATATTTCAAGATCAGTTGTGGGAGAGCTACAGTTACAATCTTGAGGTCACAAAGGAGGATGAAATTAATTGTATACTTAAGGTTATGCGTCAGGATCATGAGGATGGAAGAGCCCGAGTCATTAT ATCAATACATTTTGAAGAGATGGACAAAATCTGCAAGGTCTGAGGTTGTGATGGACAAGATTGACATGGAGATAACTGTTAGGAAGTCCTTACTTGAAAAACGTGGTCTACTGTTCCAGCAATATTCACATGTAATTGATAGTGTTGTCTTAAGTGAAGAAGAAAGTCAATTGTTTCGTGAAACAATGGATTCTTTGATTGAGAAGATTAGGCCACTACTTGCCAATAATAGCAGTGAAGGTGTGGAGCCTTGTGCAAAAACAAGTTCAACTCATCAGTTTGATTTTCGAGAACCAAATGAAGTTAAGACAAAAGGAAGGGCTAAAAGAATTAAGAGAGGAAAAGAGAAGACAAATGGAAAACGCAACAGTACCGATAGACATTGTCATGGATGTGGCAAAGATGGGCAGACCCATGACAAACGCAATTGTCCAATGCTGATCAATCA ATCTGCTGATGTTGATACAAATGAAAATTTGAGTGAAGATGACATAGATACTGATAGTTATTCGTCACAG GATGATTAG